One genomic region from Antedon mediterranea chromosome 3, ecAntMedi1.1, whole genome shotgun sequence encodes:
- the LOC140045380 gene encoding probable RNA-binding protein 19 isoform X2: MSRIVVKNLPKRIKEDKIKDTFGKIGEITDLQLKYTKSGKFRQFAFVGYRSNAEAEKAVNFFNKTFLDSSRLQVEICKSIGDPNAERPWSKYSSESSAYKARHNKHEKHKLENEEKEKKEKEKKEKAKKNKGDTLETEENEKTDVELEEFLALHQKGNKSRVWGNDLVAGVKESDPGHEKKTRRPPPTKESEEEGDSDEQTSESEDDDPVEVMEQPEVNTVDETKEKSKTANKKGLSDLDYLKSKVKQTSQSSSEDSESEDEEKTKVTKQQKTNKKVPKKSEETSEPTGEVFTIKMRGVPFSAKDKDIKTFFAPLKVTEVRMPKNNKGQKTGTVFVDLTSKADLDEAMKRHKDYMGTRYIELMVDDKNNTSTFNLPRQEPAWAKKAAELEEHGETIAETGRLFLRNLAYICKEEDLEELFSKYGPLTEVNLPIDTLTKKVKGFAFITFMMPEHAVTAYTELDGSIFMGRLLHILPGQEKKTEDDSFSNEGSSYKKKKAVQQKASSGSSHNWNSLFIGSNAVADAMAAKYKTTKSDVLDPESKKSLAVRMALGETQIVAETRQFLLDNGVALDSFSQPAAARSKSIILVKNLPAGTSSEEIKDVFEKFGELGRLVLPPAGVSAIVEFLHTQEARKAFYSLAYTKFQHVPLYLEWAPVGVFTSQTSTKDKTEQDDEQEEKESEKEEEVEGEKVKKAVEETVEDKESEESEEEPEADTTVFVKNLNFETTDDTLLKVFSECGAVSVATVSKKKDMRNPGSFLSMGYGFVQYKRHKDAMTALKELQHTSIDDHMVELKLSNRTTLQKQTSSRKTIKNKQQKSTKILIRNIPFEASRNEIKELFRTFGEIKAIRIPKKMSGTGGHRGFGFVDFLTKNDAKRAFEALCHSSHLYGRRLVLEWAEADDTVETLRKKTADRFLEGGPKKKLSRKTLLDELDG; encoded by the exons ATGTCTCGTATAGTCGTTAAGAATTTGCCAAAAAGG ATAAAAgaagacaaaataaaagataCTTTTGGTAAAATTGGTGAAATTACAGACTTGCAGttgaaatacacaaaatctGGAAAATTCCGTCAATTTGCATTTGTCGGCTACAGAAGCAACGCAGAGGCGGAGAAAGCTGTAAACTTCTTCAACAAGACATTTCTGGATTCATCACGATTACAG GTtgaaatatgtaaatcaattGGTGACCCAAATGCAGAGAGACCATGGAGCAAGTACTCAAGTGAGAGTTCAGCATACAAAGCGAGGCATAACAAACatgaaaaacacaaattggaaaatgaagaaaaagaaaagaaagaaaaagaaaagaaagaaaaa GCTAAAAAGAATAAAGGAGATACCCTAGAAACTGAGGAGAATGAg AAGACAGATGTAGAGCTAGAAGAGTTTCTTGCATTGCATCAGAAAGGTAATAAATCTCGTGTCTGGGGTAATGATTTGGTAGCAGGGGTGAAAGAAAGTGACCCAGGTCATGAGAAAAAGACGAGGAGGCCGCCACCGACGAAAGAAAGTGAAGAAGAAGGAGACTCAGATGAGCAAACAAgtg AAAGTGAAGATGATGATCCTGTAGAGGTGATGGAACAGCCTGAAGTAAACACTGTAGATGAAACTAAagaaaaaagtaaaacagccaatAAAAAGGGCTTATCTGATCTAGAT TATCTTAAAAGTAAGGTTAAACAGACCTCGCAAAGTTCTTCAGAAGATTCTGAAAGTGAAGATGAGGAGAAAACAAAGGTTACTAAGCaacagaaaacaaataaaaag GTTCCAAAGAAATCAGAAGAGACGTCAGAACCAACCGGCGAAGTATTTACCATCAAAATGCGTGGAGTACCGTTTAGTGCTAAAGAT AAAGACATAAAGACATTCTTTGCACCTTTGAAAGTAACAGAAGTAAGAATGCCTAAGAATAATAAAGGGCAAAAAACAG GCACAGTGTTTGTAGATTTGACGTCTAAAGCCGATTTGGATGAAGCTATGAAGAGACACAAAGATTACATGG GTACAAGGTATATTGAGTTGATGGTGGATGACAAGAATAACACATCCACGTTTAATTTACCGCGTCAGGAGCCAGCATGGGCAAAGaag GCGGCTGAGTTAGAAGAACATGGAGAAACCATTGCAGAG actGGACGTCTATTTCTTAGAAACCTGGCTTACATTTGCAAAGAAGAGGATCTTGAGGAATTATTTAGTAAATATG GTCCCTTAACAGAGGTCAACTTACCGATTGACACCTTAACTAAGAAGGTCAAAGGTTTTGCCTTCATCACATTCATGATGCCAGAACATGCAGTCACGGCTTACACTGAACTAGATGGTTcaatatttatg gGAAGGTTATTACACATTTTACCGGGGCAAGAGAAGAAAACGGAGGACGATAGTTTCTCAAACGAGGGGTCATCGTATAAGAAGAAGAAAGCAGTGCAACAGAAGGCGTCCAGTGGAAG TTCACATAATTGGAATAGTTTATTCATTGGATCAAATGCAGTGGCTGATGCAATGGCAGCtaaatacaaaacaacaaaaagtgATGTACTCGATCCT GAATCGAAAAAAAGTTTAGCTGTCCGGATGGCACTAGGTGAAACACAAATTGTGGCAGAGACGAGGCAATTTTTACTGGATAATGGGGTAGCGCTTGATTCATTTAGTCag CCGGCTGCAGCTCGGAGTAAATCAATTATTCTTGTGAAGAATCTCCCAGCTGGTACTAGTTCAGAAGAAATCAAAGACGTCTTTGAGAAGTTTGGAGAGCTTGGTAGATTGGTGCTGCCTCCAGCAGGTGTCTCTGCCATCGTGGAGTTCCTTCACACACAGGAAGCTAGAAAAGCATTCTATAGTTTAGCATACACAAAG TTTCAGCATGTCCCTCTGTACCTTGAATGGGCACCAGTAGGTGTGTTCACCTCCCAGACATCAACAAAAGACAAGACTGAACAAGATGATGAGCAGGAGGAGAAAGAATCTGAAAAAGAGGAGGAAGTAGAGGGTGAAAAAGTAAAGAAAGCTGTAGAAGAAACAGTAGAAGATAAAG AGTCGGAAGAATCGGAGGAGGAGCCTGAAGCCGACACAACTGTTTTTGTTAAGAATCTGAATTTTGAAACGACAGACGACACTCTTTTAAAG gTATTTTCTGAATGTGGTGCGGTAAGTGTTGCAACAGTTTCCAAGAAGAAAGACATGAGAAATCCAg GAAGTTTCTTATCAATGGGATATGGCTTTGTTCAGTACAAGAGACACAAAGATGCCATGACAGCTCTGAAGGAGCTCCAGCATACATCGATAGATGACCACATGGTGGAATTAAAGCTATCAAATCGTACTACTTTACA AAAACAGACATCGTCAAGGAAAACTATCAAGAATAAACAACAGAAATCTACAAAGATTTTAATACGCAACATCCCGTTTGAGGCATCGAGAAACGAAATTAAAGAACTATTTAG AACGTTTGGTGAAATCAAGGCCATCAGAATTCCAAAGAAGATGTCGGGAACTGGCGGCCATCGGGGATTTGGATTTGTAGACTTTCTTACTAAAAATGATGCAAAG AGAGCATTTGAGGCCCTGTGTCACAGTAGTCATTTATACGGACGTCGATTGGTTCTTGAATGGGCGGAGGCAGACGACACGGTTGAGACATTACGAAAGAAGACTGCCGACAGATTTTTAGAAG GCGGGCCAAAGAAGAAGTTATCACGAAAGACACTGCTAGATGAACTTGACGGTTGA
- the LOC140045380 gene encoding probable RNA-binding protein 19 isoform X1 has product MSRIVVKNLPKRIKEDKIKDTFGKIGEITDLQLKYTKSGKFRQFAFVGYRSNAEAEKAVNFFNKTFLDSSRLQVEICKSIGDPNAERPWSKYSSESSAYKARHNKHEKHKLENEEKEKKEKEKKEKAKKNKGDTLETEENEEKTDVELEEFLALHQKGNKSRVWGNDLVAGVKESDPGHEKKTRRPPPTKESEEEGDSDEQTSESEDDDPVEVMEQPEVNTVDETKEKSKTANKKGLSDLDYLKSKVKQTSQSSSEDSESEDEEKTKVTKQQKTNKKVPKKSEETSEPTGEVFTIKMRGVPFSAKDKDIKTFFAPLKVTEVRMPKNNKGQKTGTVFVDLTSKADLDEAMKRHKDYMGTRYIELMVDDKNNTSTFNLPRQEPAWAKKAAELEEHGETIAETGRLFLRNLAYICKEEDLEELFSKYGPLTEVNLPIDTLTKKVKGFAFITFMMPEHAVTAYTELDGSIFMGRLLHILPGQEKKTEDDSFSNEGSSYKKKKAVQQKASSGSSHNWNSLFIGSNAVADAMAAKYKTTKSDVLDPESKKSLAVRMALGETQIVAETRQFLLDNGVALDSFSQPAAARSKSIILVKNLPAGTSSEEIKDVFEKFGELGRLVLPPAGVSAIVEFLHTQEARKAFYSLAYTKFQHVPLYLEWAPVGVFTSQTSTKDKTEQDDEQEEKESEKEEEVEGEKVKKAVEETVEDKESEESEEEPEADTTVFVKNLNFETTDDTLLKVFSECGAVSVATVSKKKDMRNPGSFLSMGYGFVQYKRHKDAMTALKELQHTSIDDHMVELKLSNRTTLQKQTSSRKTIKNKQQKSTKILIRNIPFEASRNEIKELFRTFGEIKAIRIPKKMSGTGGHRGFGFVDFLTKNDAKRAFEALCHSSHLYGRRLVLEWAEADDTVETLRKKTADRFLEGGPKKKLSRKTLLDELDG; this is encoded by the exons ATGTCTCGTATAGTCGTTAAGAATTTGCCAAAAAGG ATAAAAgaagacaaaataaaagataCTTTTGGTAAAATTGGTGAAATTACAGACTTGCAGttgaaatacacaaaatctGGAAAATTCCGTCAATTTGCATTTGTCGGCTACAGAAGCAACGCAGAGGCGGAGAAAGCTGTAAACTTCTTCAACAAGACATTTCTGGATTCATCACGATTACAG GTtgaaatatgtaaatcaattGGTGACCCAAATGCAGAGAGACCATGGAGCAAGTACTCAAGTGAGAGTTCAGCATACAAAGCGAGGCATAACAAACatgaaaaacacaaattggaaaatgaagaaaaagaaaagaaagaaaaagaaaagaaagaaaaa GCTAAAAAGAATAAAGGAGATACCCTAGAAACTGAGGAGAATGAg GAGAAGACAGATGTAGAGCTAGAAGAGTTTCTTGCATTGCATCAGAAAGGTAATAAATCTCGTGTCTGGGGTAATGATTTGGTAGCAGGGGTGAAAGAAAGTGACCCAGGTCATGAGAAAAAGACGAGGAGGCCGCCACCGACGAAAGAAAGTGAAGAAGAAGGAGACTCAGATGAGCAAACAAgtg AAAGTGAAGATGATGATCCTGTAGAGGTGATGGAACAGCCTGAAGTAAACACTGTAGATGAAACTAAagaaaaaagtaaaacagccaatAAAAAGGGCTTATCTGATCTAGAT TATCTTAAAAGTAAGGTTAAACAGACCTCGCAAAGTTCTTCAGAAGATTCTGAAAGTGAAGATGAGGAGAAAACAAAGGTTACTAAGCaacagaaaacaaataaaaag GTTCCAAAGAAATCAGAAGAGACGTCAGAACCAACCGGCGAAGTATTTACCATCAAAATGCGTGGAGTACCGTTTAGTGCTAAAGAT AAAGACATAAAGACATTCTTTGCACCTTTGAAAGTAACAGAAGTAAGAATGCCTAAGAATAATAAAGGGCAAAAAACAG GCACAGTGTTTGTAGATTTGACGTCTAAAGCCGATTTGGATGAAGCTATGAAGAGACACAAAGATTACATGG GTACAAGGTATATTGAGTTGATGGTGGATGACAAGAATAACACATCCACGTTTAATTTACCGCGTCAGGAGCCAGCATGGGCAAAGaag GCGGCTGAGTTAGAAGAACATGGAGAAACCATTGCAGAG actGGACGTCTATTTCTTAGAAACCTGGCTTACATTTGCAAAGAAGAGGATCTTGAGGAATTATTTAGTAAATATG GTCCCTTAACAGAGGTCAACTTACCGATTGACACCTTAACTAAGAAGGTCAAAGGTTTTGCCTTCATCACATTCATGATGCCAGAACATGCAGTCACGGCTTACACTGAACTAGATGGTTcaatatttatg gGAAGGTTATTACACATTTTACCGGGGCAAGAGAAGAAAACGGAGGACGATAGTTTCTCAAACGAGGGGTCATCGTATAAGAAGAAGAAAGCAGTGCAACAGAAGGCGTCCAGTGGAAG TTCACATAATTGGAATAGTTTATTCATTGGATCAAATGCAGTGGCTGATGCAATGGCAGCtaaatacaaaacaacaaaaagtgATGTACTCGATCCT GAATCGAAAAAAAGTTTAGCTGTCCGGATGGCACTAGGTGAAACACAAATTGTGGCAGAGACGAGGCAATTTTTACTGGATAATGGGGTAGCGCTTGATTCATTTAGTCag CCGGCTGCAGCTCGGAGTAAATCAATTATTCTTGTGAAGAATCTCCCAGCTGGTACTAGTTCAGAAGAAATCAAAGACGTCTTTGAGAAGTTTGGAGAGCTTGGTAGATTGGTGCTGCCTCCAGCAGGTGTCTCTGCCATCGTGGAGTTCCTTCACACACAGGAAGCTAGAAAAGCATTCTATAGTTTAGCATACACAAAG TTTCAGCATGTCCCTCTGTACCTTGAATGGGCACCAGTAGGTGTGTTCACCTCCCAGACATCAACAAAAGACAAGACTGAACAAGATGATGAGCAGGAGGAGAAAGAATCTGAAAAAGAGGAGGAAGTAGAGGGTGAAAAAGTAAAGAAAGCTGTAGAAGAAACAGTAGAAGATAAAG AGTCGGAAGAATCGGAGGAGGAGCCTGAAGCCGACACAACTGTTTTTGTTAAGAATCTGAATTTTGAAACGACAGACGACACTCTTTTAAAG gTATTTTCTGAATGTGGTGCGGTAAGTGTTGCAACAGTTTCCAAGAAGAAAGACATGAGAAATCCAg GAAGTTTCTTATCAATGGGATATGGCTTTGTTCAGTACAAGAGACACAAAGATGCCATGACAGCTCTGAAGGAGCTCCAGCATACATCGATAGATGACCACATGGTGGAATTAAAGCTATCAAATCGTACTACTTTACA AAAACAGACATCGTCAAGGAAAACTATCAAGAATAAACAACAGAAATCTACAAAGATTTTAATACGCAACATCCCGTTTGAGGCATCGAGAAACGAAATTAAAGAACTATTTAG AACGTTTGGTGAAATCAAGGCCATCAGAATTCCAAAGAAGATGTCGGGAACTGGCGGCCATCGGGGATTTGGATTTGTAGACTTTCTTACTAAAAATGATGCAAAG AGAGCATTTGAGGCCCTGTGTCACAGTAGTCATTTATACGGACGTCGATTGGTTCTTGAATGGGCGGAGGCAGACGACACGGTTGAGACATTACGAAAGAAGACTGCCGACAGATTTTTAGAAG GCGGGCCAAAGAAGAAGTTATCACGAAAGACACTGCTAGATGAACTTGACGGTTGA
- the LOC140045379 gene encoding ubiquitin-protein ligase E3B-like, producing the protein MFSKTDLNKLSALEKARAARDERAQNRSRENAAVLIQAVVRGFICRRRFRKDLLKDIDRIIAPFSNGQPKTKPQFYTAVETFSAIKKFWHVFKSNEDKHRFEAMCSYINACMMYGESMGNDVVANAKYWYVSLALSKQHVLSWIQQVKSILWQCCLYLKKLKPDSPTDCKIMSIYLRLLITFTDASSWKILKMTGGEALRTSMNQLCANIIGHLNSKGFYPMLQCLLLKGLARKKPAFTHAALSAIFTLSIRPVVITKCSDNLMSLFILYIMSVPGVIFHLQTTSKESITILQTGNMFKHILDYLSLDQNTRIIFNSLEGNYALCLLANIVYLGYIEQDKLATNVACFTRVVHCLLMHCQNYVGKKKSNTSQWHPVLGWFSQSIDHSLHESMEYVVKQLSKLWSHVIVQALFGDALKSAEASAAAEQEKMAQKEQPKGLLKKLQRTSLKLSSRPTKSLNAPEVVTVCGVCDMFQTAMSTLTEIKANILSGLTYMDNLLPSLWHFITELGPNSGIKLFLESLNSSVESQPILSLLMFFCDCSSYLITILDDVELYEHQKPFKLDDLINMSSFLNMFVYKMIWEHNIDSNSRQHSLFVSTHPLLMILHQRDARRSFAPDNHWLIKDLKMSLFRNELERGSKRAKRVLQIIPHIIPHIERVILFHKKVGDEKKELGLVETAGIMPHSTLITIHRNQLVEDGYHAISQMEGKSLKGTLRIKFVNRQGLEEAGIDQDGVFKEFLEEIIKKVFDPELNLFKHTEDQRLYPSPTSSVHENHLQLFRFVGRMLAKAIYEGIVVEVPFASFFLSQMVDHQHSALYSPLDELSSMDKDLFKNLSFLKHYDEDIADLDLVFSYDEDLMGKIITHELIPGGKAIAVTNENKIRYIHMMAHFKMCRQIREQVAAFKKGFCSVVNPDWLSWFTTPELQRLISGDNVAIDLSDLKKHVLYYGGFHSGHKVVVWLWDILEKDFNKEERALFLKFVTSCSKPPLLGFIHLQPPFSIRCVEVSDDQDTGDTLGSVVRGFLGIHRRDPVGRLPTSSTCFNLLKLPNYSKKSTLKDKLRYAITSGTGFELS; encoded by the exons ATGTTTAGTAAAACAGATTTAAACAAACTATCTGCTCTTGAGAAAGCAAGAGCAGCTCGTGATGAACGAGCTCAGAATAGGTCTCGTGAAAATGCAGCTGTTCTGATTCAG GCAGTTGTGAGAGGATTCATCTGCAGAAGAAGATTTAGAAAAGATCTTTTAAAAGATATCGATAGAATTATTGCTCCATTTTCAAATGGTCAACCTAAAACCAAGCCTCAATTTTACACag CTGTGGAAACATTTTCAGCCATCAAGAAATTTTGGcatgtttttaaatcaaatgaAGATAAACAt AGATTTGAGGCGATGTGTAGCTACATCAATGCTTGTATGATGTACGGTGAAAGCATGGGGAATGATGTCGTTGCAAATGCAAAA TACTGGTATGTGTCGCTAGCATTATCCAAACAACATGTGTTGTCATGGATACAACAAGTTAAAAGCATACTGTGGCAGTGTTGCTTATATTTGAAGAAACTTAAG CCAGATTCGCCAACAGATTGTAAGATAATGAGCATTTATCTTCGTTTGCTCATCACGTTCACAGACGCTTCATCATGGAAGATATTGAAAATGACTGGAG GGGAAGCGTTAAGGACCAGTATGAACCAGCTTTGTGCTAACATCATAGGGCATCTGAACAGCAAAGGGTTCTACCCTATGCTACAATGTCTATTGTTAAAAGGCTTAGCAAGAAAGAAACCAGCATTCACACATGCAGCTCTCTCAGCTATATTCACTCTTTCCATCAG ACCTGTTGTAATCACTAAATGTTCAGATAATTTGATGTCACTATTTATACTCTATATAATGTCAGTACCTGGGGTTATTTTTCACCTTCAAACAACAAGTAAAGAG AGCATAACAATTCTGCAAACAGGAAACATGTTTAAGCATATATTGGATTATTTAAGCTTAGACCAGAACACACGAATTATCTTTAACTCATTGGAAGGGAACTACGCCCTCTGTCTTCTCGCAAACATCGTCTACTTAGGATATATAGAACAAGATAAGCTGGCTACTAACGTTGCTTGTTTTACG AGAGTTGTACATTGCTTGTTGATGCATTGTCAGAATTATGTTGGTAAAAAGAAGTCAAATACGTCGCAATGGCACCCAGTGCTCGGCTGGTTCTCACAATCAATAGATCACAG CTTACATGAATCAATGGAGTATGTGGTAAAACAACTCAGCAAGCTGTGGAGTCATGTCATAGTTCAAGCGCTGTTCGGTGATGCGTTGAAATCAGCTGAGGCATCTGCTGCTGCTGAACAAGAGAAGATGGCACAAAAAGAACAACCAAAAG GATTATTAAAGAAACTCCAGCGTACTTCTTTAAAGTTGTCCTCTCGTCCTACTAAGAGTCTAAATGCCCCTGAGGTGGTCACAGTTTGCGGTGTTTGTGACATGTTCCAAACGGCAATGTCAACGCTTACTGAAATCAAGGCCAATATATTGTCAG gaTTAACGTACATGGACAACCTGTTACCTAGCCTTTGGCACTTCATCACTGAACTCGGTCCTAACAGCGGTATTAAGTTGTTTCTAGAAAGTCTCAACTCAAGCGTGGAATCGCAACCAATCTTGTCCTTATTAATGTTCTTCTGCGATTGCTCAAGTTATCTAATTAC aattcttgatGATGTCGAACTTTATGAACATCAAAAACCGTTCAAATTAGATGATTTGATAAATATGTCATCATTTCTCAACATGTTTGTTTATAAGATGATCTGGGAACATAACATAG ACTCCAACAGCAGACAGCATTCACTGTTTGTGTCCACACATCCACTGCTGATGATATTGCATCAACGTGATGCTAGACGCTCATTCGCACCAGACAATCATTGGCTTATCAA AGATTTGAAAATGAGCTTATTTAGAAACGAGCTGGAACGAGGAAGTAAGCGGGCTAAACGTGTTCTCCAAATTATTCCACATATAATCCCACACATAGAG CGTGTCATATTATTCCATAAGAAGGTTGGAGACGAGAAAAAAGAGTTGGGCTTAGTAGAAACAGCTGGTATTATGCCACACTCAACGCTGATTACGATACATCGTAACCAGTTGGTAGAG GATGGTTATCATGCGATAAGTCAGATGGAGGGAAAATCCTTGAAAGGAACCCTTAGGATTAAGTTTGTGAATCGTCAGGGTCTTGAGGAAGCTGGTATCGACCAAGATGGCGTCTTCAAAGAGTTTCTGGAAGAGATTATCAAGAAAGTCTTTGATCCTGAGCTGAATCTTTTTAAG CACACAGAAGATCAAAGGTTGTATCCAAGCCCGACGTCTTCTGTTCATGAGAATCATCTGCAGTTGTTTAGATTTGTTGGCAGAATGCTTGCTAAGGCCATTTATGAG GGGATAGTAGTAGAAGTTCCATTTGCGTCCTTTTTCTTGAGTCAAATGGTCGACCATCAACACAGCGCCCTCTACAGTCCTCTTGATGAACTTTCTTCGATGGACAAGGACCTGTTCAAGAAtctgtcatttttaaaa caTTATGATGAGGACATAGCAGACCTAGACCTTGTATTCTCGTACGACGAGGATTTAATGGGCAAAATTATCACCCATGAGTTGATACCAGGGGGTAAAGCAATAGCAGTAACCAATGAAAACAA AATTCGCTACATTCATATGATGGCGCACTTCAAGATGTGTCGTCAAATCCGAGAGCAGGTGGCAGCGTTTAAGAAGGGATTTTGCTCAGTTGTAAATCCTGATTGGTTGTCATGGTTCACTACTCCGGAGCTTCAAAGATTGATATCGGGAGACAACGTGGCAATTGACCTATCAGATCTCAA aaagCATGTGCTGTATTATGGTGGATTCCATAGTGGCCACAAGGTTGTTGTCTGGTTGTGGGACATCCTTGAAAAGGACTTCAACAAGGAAGAACGAGCTCTTTTCTTGAAG TTTGTCACCAGTTGTTCTAAGCCGCCATTATTAGGATTTATCCACCTCCAGCCACCGTTCTCTATTAGATGTGTGGAAGTTAGTGATGACCAG